One genomic segment of Chitinophaga parva includes these proteins:
- a CDS encoding sensor histidine kinase, with translation MIKNEGKIYLYSSLLIALVVNSAKLMALNTNGIIARYWQFNVWEYTFQLLYNMSFCLLILYLNLAHDRFFSGYRQNRQWLKLYTCNILLIVAAIALGSLIHLALFDAVQFRKMVIRGYFARFSLSTIMVAVVIRLILLMRESAHKDLVNEQLHAAYLQAQLKLLQEQLNPHFLFNTLSSLSAIVRENPQQAQAYIMHLSKVFRYTLIHSGNDMVTIDIELQHLASYTQLLTMRLGNTFRVRINVGPGILQKRIPHLSLQPLVENAVKHNSSTAARLLTVDIYDKDGWLVVQNNLQPVTGETEGTGLGLANLNGRFKLQVRREIEIHQTREYFMVQLPLL, from the coding sequence ATGATCAAAAACGAGGGGAAAATATACCTATACAGCTCCTTGCTGATTGCCTTGGTGGTCAATTCAGCCAAATTGATGGCACTTAATACCAATGGGATCATTGCCCGCTACTGGCAGTTCAATGTTTGGGAATATACCTTCCAGCTTTTGTACAACATGTCATTTTGCCTGTTAATACTATACCTGAATCTTGCTCATGACAGGTTTTTCAGCGGGTACCGGCAAAACAGACAATGGCTGAAACTTTATACCTGTAATATTTTATTGATAGTGGCTGCTATCGCCTTGGGAAGTCTCATCCACCTGGCATTGTTTGATGCTGTGCAGTTTCGAAAGATGGTAATAAGAGGATACTTTGCCCGGTTTTCCCTCAGTACCATAATGGTTGCCGTGGTGATACGCCTCATCCTGCTGATGCGGGAAAGCGCACATAAAGACCTGGTAAATGAACAACTTCATGCGGCCTATCTGCAAGCTCAATTGAAGTTGCTCCAGGAGCAGCTCAATCCCCATTTTCTCTTTAATACGCTCAGCAGCCTTTCCGCAATTGTAAGAGAGAATCCGCAACAGGCACAGGCTTATATTATGCATCTGTCCAAAGTTTTCCGATATACACTCATTCATTCGGGTAACGATATGGTAACGATAGATATAGAGCTTCAGCATCTGGCGTCCTATACCCAGCTATTAACAATGCGGCTGGGGAACACCTTCAGGGTCCGGATAAATGTAGGCCCGGGTATTTTACAAAAGCGGATCCCTCATTTATCGTTACAACCGCTGGTGGAAAATGCCGTTAAACATAATAGCAGTACTGCTGCCCGCCTGTTAACCGTGGATATTTATGATAAAGACGGCTGGCTCGTAGTGCAAAACAACCTGCAGCCTGTCACCGGCGAAACCGAAGGCACGGGGTTAGGGCTGGCCAACCTGAATGGGAGGTTCAAACTGCAGGTTCGCCGGGAAATAGAAATACATCAGACCCGTGAATATTTTATGGTACAACTGCCGCTATTATGA